In a genomic window of Bdellovibrionota bacterium:
- a CDS encoding type II toxin-antitoxin system VapC family toxin, translating into MNLLLDTHVLLWWLNDDPQLSARARELIGNSKNISAVSAATIWEIWIKERLKKIQLPRNFREVLEAQSFQDLPITSEHAHAMHFLPPHHRDPFDRMLIVQSQVEGLTLVTHDARIQQYDVEAVVV; encoded by the coding sequence GTGAATCTGCTGTTGGATACCCATGTTCTTCTCTGGTGGCTGAATGATGACCCCCAGCTGTCGGCGCGCGCGAGAGAATTGATCGGCAATTCGAAGAACATCAGTGCCGTAAGCGCCGCCACGATCTGGGAAATTTGGATCAAGGAACGGCTGAAAAAAATTCAGTTGCCCCGCAATTTCCGCGAAGTTCTCGAAGCTCAGTCTTTTCAAGATCTGCCTATCACCTCAGAACACGCTCATGCAATGCATTTTCTTCCACCGCACCACCGCGATCCTTTCGACAGAATGTTGATTGTCCAGAGCCAAGTTGAAGGGTTGACCCTCGTGACACACGATGCGCGAATCCAGCAGTATGATGTCGAAGCCGTCGTCGTTTAG